TCCTCCTTGGATTGGCTTTCCTGCTGCTGCTAGGTGGTGGAGGGGCCGTGGCTTGGCTGCTCGCCCGCCAAGGCGTCCGCGCACCTTTGCGCGTGTTGCTGGTGGCACCTGAGGTGGCGGCACCCAGCGGCCTGGATGAGGCTCAGGGCAGAGCCCTGAATGCCATGATCCAGGACCACCTGGAGCACCTGGGCGGATTCGCGGTGACCGTGGTGGGCGAGATGCCTTCGGATGTGAGTCCGCTGCAGGGGCAGGCCCGGACCCTGGTGGTGCAACTGCAGCCACGCCGGCGGGACCAGGCATTGGATCTCTCCTACCGCTTCGTCTGGGGAAGGCGCCTCCAGCCGAAATCGGCTTCGCCGTGGGAGGAGCGCCATGCGAAGGTGCTGCCGCCGGATCGGGCTTTTGAAACCTTCCTAAAAGACTTCCCCCGATCCGTGGACCGGCCTGGGGTCAACCTGGTGCCCAAGACCCCCAGTGTGTTCTGGGATCTGGTGCAGGCCGCCGCCTGGCGGCTGCAGAACCAGCACCTGGAGGAGGCCATGAACCTCGTCGAGAAGACCACCCGCCAGGAACCGGACTGCGCCTCTGCCTGGATTCTCCTGGGGAACCTCCGTTACCGCTGGATGCTCAACAGCACCACGGCCTTCCGACAGGATCAAGTGGACGCCGAGGCCGCCCTGCAGCAGGGGCTGAACCTGGCGCCGGGCCACCCCCGGGGCGTCTTCCTGCTGTCGCTGCTCAAGACGGATATCGGCAACCAGCGCGAGGCCCTCGACCTGCTTCTGCGGACGAGGCACAAACAACCGCACAATCCCACCCTCCTCACCGGCATCGCCTATGCCGCCAGGGGCGCCGGATTGCTGCCTCTGGCCAGGAAGGCCATGGATCTGCGTGACAACCTCGCCTTTGCCAGTCTCCAGCCCCAGGCCGTGGACATCACCTGCCTCTACACAGGTGAAATTTCACGCTTCGAGGCCAGCCTTCAGGAGCAGCCGGGGCATCTTCGGAGTACCTCCGGCGTGCTGCCCTTCTACCGTGGCTACCTGGCCTTGGTGCGCGGCGACCAGGCTCGCGCCCACAAAGAATTCCAGGCGGCAGAGGGATTGGCCAATGGTTACCCGAACATCATGCGCCTCAGCGAGATCTACGATTTGATCCTCCGGGGGGAAAAAGATCAGGCCTGGGTGAAGCTGCGGGAGTACGACCAGGAGCGCATCGGCATGCGCGAACCCGATGGCGAATTCACCATCCGCTTGGCCGAGGCCTATGCCCTCGTGGGTGACCGTGCCAGCGCCATGGAGATGGCCTCTCGTGCGTTTGCCCGGGGCTTCGGCTGTACCGCCTGGTACGAACGCAGTCCCATGCTGGAGCCCCTGCGAACCTTGCCGAAATGGAAGGCTTTGCTGCAGCACCTGAAGGAACGGCAGGCGCTTATGGAGGACCAGTTCCCCCTGGGCCTCCTGGAGGACAACTGACCTTGGGTCAGCCTCTGCTTCGGTTGGAGGGGGATGCCCGGTAGACTTGGACCTCGCCCCACCGGGAGTATCCATGTCCACACATTCGACGGTCAGCGCCGCTGACCATCTGAGCGAAGGCTACGTGCCTCGGCACAAGGTGCGCTTCGTGACCGCCGCCAGCCTGTTTGATGGCCATGACGCCAGCATCAACATCATGCGGCGCATTCTCCAGGCCACAGGCTGCGAAGTGATCCATTTGGGCCACAACCGCGCCGTACAGGACATCGTCGACACCGCCATCCAGGAGGATGCCCAGGGCATCGCGCTGTCGAGCTACCAGGGTGGCCATGTGGAGTATTTCAAGTACATGGTGGACCTGCTGCGGGAGCGCGGTGCGGGTCACATCCAGGTCTTCGGCGGTGGCGGGGGTGTGATCTCCCCGGACGAGATTCGTGAGCTGGAAGCCTACGGTGTGGGTCGCATCTACAGCCCGGAGGACGGCCGCCAGATGGGCCTGCAGGGCATGATCGATGACATGGTGCGCCGCTGCGACATTGATCCCCGCACCACGCCGGAATTCCATCCCCTGGCCCGCCGCATCACGCGCATCGAGCTGGGCGACGTCGCTGCGCTGCCCTCCTCCACCACCTCTCAGCGCATTCCCGTATTGGGTATCACCGGTACCGGCGGCGCGGGCAAGTCCTCGCTCATCGACGAGCTGCTGCGCCGCTTCCTGGTGGACTTCCCCGACAAGCGCGTGGCGGTGCTCAGTGTGGACCCCACCAAGCGCAAGACTGGCGGCGCCCTGTTGGGCGACCGCATTCGCATGAACGCGCTCTACCACCCCGAGCTGCGCGATCGCGTCTTCATGCGCAGTCTGGCCACCCGCAGCGCCGCCCATCGCGCCACCAGCGAGGCCCTGGTGGCCAGCATCGCCGCGGCCAAGGCCGATGGCTTCGACTTGGTGATCGTCGAGACTGCGGGCATTGGCCAGAGTGACAGCGAGATCGCCGACATGGTGGATCTGGCCATGTACGTGATGACCCCTGAGTACGGCGCCGCCAGCCAGCTCGAGAAGATCGACATGCTGGATTTCGCCGATCTGGTGGTGCTGAACAAGGCCGACAAGCGAGGCGCCGAGGATGCGCTGCGCGATGTGCGCAAGCAGTACCAGCGGGCCCACAAGCGCTTCTCGGAACCTGTCGATGAGATGCCGGTCTACGCCACCTGCGCCAGCCAATTCAACGACCCCGCCACCAACTGGCTCTTCGTGAACCTGGTGAAGGTCATCGCCGCGAAGGCCGGTTTGGACTGGGTGCCCAAGCTTGAAGCCGAGGCCGTGAATCCACGCCGTGCCGCCATCATCCCGCCCGAGCGAGTGCGCTATCTGGCAGAGATCGCCGATACCGTGCAGGGCTACAAAGCCTGGGCCCGCCGCCAGGCCGATACCGCTGAGTTGTCCTTCGCGCTCTGGACCAGCCTCAAGGCCCTGGGGGACAAGGTGCCGCCCGCAGGCGCCTTCTACGACAGCAGCCATCTCACCGAGGCGGTGGCGGGGGACCAGGGGGCCGCCATCCTACTGCTTCGCCAGCGCTACCAGGAACACCTGGGCGAACTGAACAACGAAAGCCGTCGCCTCATCCACGACTGGGCCGAGGTGAAGCGCAGCTACGCCGAACCCGAGAACATCTATGTGGTGCGTGGCCGGGAAATTCGAACCGCCAACTACACCACCTCCCTCAGCGGCTCGCTGGTGCCCAAGGTGGCCCTGCCGCCCTATTCCGGCTGGGCCGAGCTGCTGCGCTGGCAGCTGCTGGAGAACCTGCCGGGCCGCTTCCCCTTCACGGCAGGCGTCTTCGAATACAAGCGCGTGGGGGAGGATCCCACCCGCATGTTCGCCGGCGAGGGCACGCCCGAGCGCACCAACAAGCGCTTCCACTACGTAAGCAAGGGTCAGCCTGCCGTGCGGTTGAGCACGGCTTTCGACAGCGTGACCCTCTACGGCGAAGATCCACATGTCCGGCCCGACATCTACGGCAAGGTGGGCAACAGCGGCGTGTCGGTGTGCACCGTGGACGACGCCAAGAAGCTGTACTCGGGCTTCGATCTGCTCTGCCCCACCACCAGCGTGAGCATGACCATCAACGGCCCTGCGCCCACCATGCTGGCCTTCTTCCTCAACGCCGCCATCGACCAGCGGGCCGAGCAGTGGCTGAAGGAGCACGGCCAGTTCGAGGCGGCTCAGGCGAAGATCGATGCCCTCTACGGGGCCAAGGGCCTAAGCCGACCCCGCTATGAAGGCGATCTGCCCGAGGGCAACAACGGCCTGGGGCTGGCCCTGCTGGGCGTGACCTCGGATGAGCTGCTGCCGCCGGAGGTCTACGCCAAACTGCGGGCCGAGGCCCTCCAGACCGTGCGCGGCACCGTGCAGGCCGACATCCTGAAAGAAGACCAGGCCCAGAACACCTGCATCTTCAGCACGGAGTTCAGCCTCAAGGTCATGGGGGACATCCAGGCCACCTTCATCGAGGAGAAGGTCCGCAACTTCTACTCCGTGAGCATCAGCGGCTATCACATTGCCGAGGCGGGGGCGAACCCCATCAGCCAGCTGGCCTTCACCCTGGCCAACGGCTTCACCTTCGTTGAGTACTACCTGTCCCGCGGCATGCACATCGACGACTTCGCGCCGAACCTCAGCTTCTTCTTCAGCAATGGCCTCGACCCCGAATACAGCGTCATCGGCCGCGTGGCCCGCCGCATCTGGGCCGTGGCCATGAAGGAGAAGTACGGTGCCAACGACCGCAGCCAGAAGCTGAAGTACCACATCCAGACCTCAGGCCGCTCCCTGCATGCCCAGGAGATCGACTTCAACGACATCCGCACCACGCTGCAGGCCCTCTACGCCATCTACGACAACTGCAACAGCCTGCACACCAACGCCTACGACGAGGCCATCACCACGCCCACCGAGGAGAGCGTGCGCCGGGCCATCGCCGTGCAGCTCATCATCAACCGCGAGCTGGGTCAGGCGAAGAACGAGAACCCCCTGCAGGGCGCCTTCCTCATCGAGCAGCTGACGGAGCTGGTGGAGGAGGCCGTGCTGTTGGAGTTCCGCCGCATCGCCGACCGCGGCGGCGTGCTGGGCGCCATGGAGACCATGTACCAGCGGGGCAAGATCCAGGAAGAGTCCATGCACTACGAGC
This sequence is a window from Geothrix sp. PMB-07. Protein-coding genes within it:
- a CDS encoding methylmalonyl-CoA mutase family protein produces the protein MSTHSTVSAADHLSEGYVPRHKVRFVTAASLFDGHDASINIMRRILQATGCEVIHLGHNRAVQDIVDTAIQEDAQGIALSSYQGGHVEYFKYMVDLLRERGAGHIQVFGGGGGVISPDEIRELEAYGVGRIYSPEDGRQMGLQGMIDDMVRRCDIDPRTTPEFHPLARRITRIELGDVAALPSSTTSQRIPVLGITGTGGAGKSSLIDELLRRFLVDFPDKRVAVLSVDPTKRKTGGALLGDRIRMNALYHPELRDRVFMRSLATRSAAHRATSEALVASIAAAKADGFDLVIVETAGIGQSDSEIADMVDLAMYVMTPEYGAASQLEKIDMLDFADLVVLNKADKRGAEDALRDVRKQYQRAHKRFSEPVDEMPVYATCASQFNDPATNWLFVNLVKVIAAKAGLDWVPKLEAEAVNPRRAAIIPPERVRYLAEIADTVQGYKAWARRQADTAELSFALWTSLKALGDKVPPAGAFYDSSHLTEAVAGDQGAAILLLRQRYQEHLGELNNESRRLIHDWAEVKRSYAEPENIYVVRGREIRTANYTTSLSGSLVPKVALPPYSGWAELLRWQLLENLPGRFPFTAGVFEYKRVGEDPTRMFAGEGTPERTNKRFHYVSKGQPAVRLSTAFDSVTLYGEDPHVRPDIYGKVGNSGVSVCTVDDAKKLYSGFDLLCPTTSVSMTINGPAPTMLAFFLNAAIDQRAEQWLKEHGQFEAAQAKIDALYGAKGLSRPRYEGDLPEGNNGLGLALLGVTSDELLPPEVYAKLRAEALQTVRGTVQADILKEDQAQNTCIFSTEFSLKVMGDIQATFIEEKVRNFYSVSISGYHIAEAGANPISQLAFTLANGFTFVEYYLSRGMHIDDFAPNLSFFFSNGLDPEYSVIGRVARRIWAVAMKEKYGANDRSQKLKYHIQTSGRSLHAQEIDFNDIRTTLQALYAIYDNCNSLHTNAYDEAITTPTEESVRRAIAVQLIINRELGQAKNENPLQGAFLIEQLTELVEEAVLLEFRRIADRGGVLGAMETMYQRGKIQEESMHYEHLKHSGELPIVGVNTFLNPQAAEPGTPELIRSTEAEKQQQIANLAAFHARNADRAPAALLRLKEVSRANGNLFEALLDAAKVCSLGQISQALYEVGGQYRRNM